The Apium graveolens cultivar Ventura chromosome 11, ASM990537v1, whole genome shotgun sequence genome has a window encoding:
- the LOC141695919 gene encoding ammonium transporter 2 member 5-like, which produces MNQLPSNQAPSAASPEWMNKGDNAWQLTAATLVGIQSVPGLVILYGSIVKKKWAVNSAFMALYAFAAVLICWVGWGYQLSFGNHQMFPFLGKPNVALDAKYLMEKAFSGMIPNATMVFFQFVFAAITLVLIAGALLGRMNFISWMIFVPLWMTFSYTIGAYSIWSLNGWLSTRGIIDYSGGYVIHLSSGVAGFTAAFWVGPRATVDRERFPPNNILLMLAGAGLLWMGWSGFNGGDPYVASTDASLAVLNTHVCAATSLLTWLLLDIMFFKKPSVIGATQGMITGLVCITPAAGVVQGWAAIIMGLLSGSIPWYTMMVLHKKIWFLKQVDDTMAVFHTHAIAGSLGGLLAGFFADPKLNRMFYNLEPTSNSWEKYIGLAYGIHSGRTTAGFRQMGVQLMGILFIVCLNLVVTSIICLLIRLVVPLRLSDQELQYGDEAIHGEEAYALWGDGEKFEKSRQFGLEEIKTKTRAQV; this is translated from the exons atgaatCAACTTCCCTCGAACCAAGCTCCGAGTGCAGCTAGCCCGGAGTGGATGAACAAAGGTGACAATGCATGGCAACTTACAGCAGCAACATTAGTGGGAATCCAAAGTGTTCCAGGGTTAGTCATTTTGTACGGCAGCATTGTTAAGAAGAAATGGGCCGTGAACTCTGCATTCATGGCCCTTTACGCCTTTGCGGCTGTACTTATTTGTTGGGTCGGGTGGGGATATCAGCTCTCATTCGGGAACCACCAAATGTTTCCGTTCCTGGGAAAGCCAAATGTGGCACTGGACGCCAAGTATTTGATGGAAAAAGCATTTTCGGGGATGATTCCCAACGCTACGATGGTGTTCTTTCAGTTTGTTTTTGCGGCTATTACGTTGGTTTTAATAGCCGGAGCCTTACTTGGAAGAATGAATTTCATATCGTGGATGATATTTGTACCGCTTTGGATGACATTCTCGTACACAATTGGTGCATATAGTATATGGTCTCTTAATGGCTGGTTATCAACCAGGGGCATTATTGATTATTCGGGTGGCTATGTTATCCATCTTTCTTCCGGAGTAGCTGGTTTTACCGCAGCCTTTTGG GTTGGGCCAAGAGCAACTGTAGACAGGGAGAGGTTTCCTCCAAACAACATATTATTGATGCTTGCTGGAGCAGGTCTACTTTGGATGGGGTGGAGCGGATTCAACGGTGGAGACCCTTACGTTGCCAGCACTGATGCATCTCTAGCCGTCCTTAACACACACGTGTGCGCTGCCACCAGCTTGCTAACGTGGCTGCTGCTGGACATTATGTTCTTTAAAAAGCCTTCTGTAATCGGTGCCACGCAAGGCATGATTACCGGCTTAGTTTGTATAACTCCAGCTGCAG GAGTGGTACAAGGTTGGGCAGCAATTATAATGGGATTACTATCAGGAAGCATTCCATGGTACACAATGATGGTCCTTCACAAAAAAATATGGTTCTTGAAACAAGTAGATGATACAATGGCAGTGTTCCACACTCATGCTATTGCCGGAAGCTTAGGTGGCCTTCTCGCAGGATTTTTTGCAGATCCAAAGCTTAATAGAATGTTTTACAACCTCGAACCAACCTCGAATTCATGGGAGAAGTATATAGGACTTGCTTATGGGATTCATAGTGGGAGGACCACAGCAGGGTTTAGGCAAATGGGCGTTCAACTAATGGGAATTTTATTTATAGTTTGCTTAAACCTTGTTGTTACTAGCATAATTTGTTTGTTAATAAGGCTTGTTGTTCCACTTAGATTAAGTGACCAAGAGCTACAATATGGGGATGAAGCAATACATGGAGAAGAAGCCTATGCACTCTGGGGTGATGGGGAAAAGTTTGAGAAATCAAGGCAGTTTGGTTTGGAGGAGATCAAAACCAAAACTAGGGCCCAAGTTTGA